A segment of the Bacillus pseudomycoides genome:
ATGCGTATGAGAATAGATCCACCAGATAAGGTAACTAAATATGATCATGTTCACATATATGATGAGGCAGGGAATTCATTAGATGTCAATGGAAACATTGTAGATAGTAAAAGCCCGGCTGCACATATTCCATATAAAAAGTGAGGTAAAAATTATGAATGCTAAACAAATACAGGATAAAGTGGAAGAATTACATTATTGGGATTCTAGGGTGATAGAGTTATCTAGTGATTATTTTGCAGATGAAATAACATTAGCTTATGATAATAGCACATCAAAAGTCGTTTACCGGTTTGTTGGTTGCTATAAATCCAATTTCAACCATTGGATTAGTTTTGAGAAAGAAAAACCTTATAGAGATTTATCTTTAGCTCAGGTACCGTATTTTCTTCAAGATGTAGAAATTAGTGAAATTGAGCAAGAAAATAAAAAGCTATATTCTTGTAAAGTGCTCATGCCACCTATGGAATTAGAAATATGGTGTACGGATATCGAAGTTAGTGAAGTAATGAATAGTGCACAGTAACGACTCAAAAAGACAACTAGAAAATTTTTTCTAGTTGTCTTTCGCTTATAATTTAATTCTCAAAGTCATCGGAATTGTCGGGAGTTCAATCGATAAGGTCACCCTCATCGTTAAACATCAATGTTTCGCATTGTTCAATTGTGTAAGGATTAGGATATTTGTTATCTCTTATTGTCTCTTGATATTTATCATAACAGAAATGGTCATCGTACCTTTTAAGAACCTTAGCAAGCTTCATTTTAGCTCGTAAATCTTCTACAGTATTCATAATATAAGAGAACGTCATATCCCTTTTCACTAACATTAAAAATTTGAATATAAATAGGGTTAAAGCTAATGTTTTAAATAAACAGCAGTTAAGTAGTGGCAAAAGATTAGATCTATATGATTCTATTAAAGAATACCATATTTAAATTTGGATATTAAAAACATTAATGGATTAAAATAGGAAATCTCTGTCTAGAAAGAATAGGAGATGTTACTTCATATTTATCTAAAAATTATAGGAATTGTACAATAAGAATTGAAATGATTTGGCGGTAGAAATTAAAAAATATTATTTCTATCATCAATGAAAAATTAAAGCTTTTAATTAGAGAAGAGCGACTCCTAGAAAATATGAGGAATCAGATTTTATTTGATATAATGAATATTGCACTATATCAAAGCTATTATCCAGTATTAAAATCAGAATTTTATGAATGTTTATATCGAATATATGTAAATGGATATATTCCTTGTGGTTGGAATGGAAAATATCCTAAAGGAAATATAAAAGTAATTTGATGAGGAGTGAAATTTTGGGAAGAAAATAAAGATTTTATGAATAAAAGTATAAAAATTGCGAATAGTCTTGTGGATGAAGTTTTTAAAATTGATAGTAATGATGAACAAGAAAAGCAGGTTCTAGGTGCATATCTCTTTGGAATGATTAATGGTTTAGGACAGGAAATGAATATTAATCCTGTTGAGGTACAAGGTGCTATGATTCAAATATTGAGTGGGAAAATGGCTTATTCTTTAGAGATTGCTGTTCAGTTTAGTCAGTGTCTTATTAATTCTACAGATAGAACTTTTCACCCCACTATGTTTGCTATAATTCATAGGGGATTGGAAGGATACTATATGTATAAAGATGGAAAGAATAATGAATTAACACGAGATTTTCAGGAAATTATTGAAGCTGTCAAGGAAGAAAGCTAATTTTAATTCTAGAGAGAATTATTCTGATGAAAATACAAGTTATTATATGCTATTTTTCTAGATTCTAAGGGCAAAGAAAGAAAAACTTAAAAGAACAAGTTTAAATGTTAAAGCAAACGGTGGGCATGTTAAGCTAGAGGTGCTCGAGGAACTGACTAAGGTTGTTAGCTATTTTGTGAGTTTCTCGATCACCGGTAAAGAAACATATCCACTTTACAACGTTATTTAATGAAGTTTTTGTTTATACGATCTGAACTGGAAGATGTAATTAGTCTTCCAGTTTTTTATTGAACTGAAAAAATAGATATAATTAAAAAAGGAAATGTAGAATAGTTAGAAAAACGATGAAAAAATTGTTTAGAAGTTTTAACTAGCAAATAAATTTTTACATGTAAACACCAGTATCAGGGGATATACAGGTAAAAGAACTCGTCATTGGCAAAGAACTATCCGCAAAAGAAAGACTTATTGCGGCAGGCTGGACGGTTCTGAACATTATTCCGGTTGGAAAAGTCCTTAGTACTGCTGGAAAAGTAATTAAGTATGGCGGAAAAATGGTCGTAGAAGCAGTAGAGAAAGGCGGAAAAGCCCTTCTTGATGGAGCGAAGAAAGTATCAAGTAAAGTAAAAGAAGGTGTATCTTTCGTTGCTTCTAAAACGAAAAGTTTCGCTGATAAAGTAGGGGACCTATGGAATAAAGGGAAGATAAAGGTTAAAACCGATTTTATAGAAGCAGATAAGGCATTCCGTTATGCTATCAAAAAATTAGGAGAGTATGTGCCGAAATCTGGTAGAGGCCTTGCCTTTGAGACAGAAAGTGCAGGCAAGATTCCTAGTGGAGGAAAGAACCTGCTGCAAGATGCGTATCAGTATGTGAAAGATACTGGTGAGAGGGTTTTTGGTAGTGGTGAGAAGGATGTTGTTAAGGGAGCTAACGGTTTAAAAATTCCTCAGGGATTAACAGAAGAACAGTTTTCCAATATGAGTAACTTATTAAAGAGTGAATTCGGAAACATAAGTGATGATATTTTTGTACAAGGTAGTAGAGCAGGAGGAACTGCAAAATTAACATCAGATATTGATATAGGTGTCCGTGTAAGTGAAGAGCAATTTGAGGGACTTGTAAAAAAAAATTTGGAACTCCAAATCCAGGTTCTGTAAAAGAAAGAACCATGCTTCATGCTTTAGAGACTGGAAAAATTCAAGCGGGTGAAGCTAAATTGAGAGGACTCCGAAAAGAAATAGAAAATCTATTAGGGATAGAGGCTGATGTCTCTATAATTTTAGAGCGTGGAAAATTTGATAACCCACCATATATACCTATTAAATAAGGAGGAGTATAGGTTGGAAGATTTATATTGTAAAGTTTTTATAAATACTATTCAATCAATTGAAGAGTTAACTGAAAAAATTTCTGTTTGTTTACATTTGGAACATGATAAATTTTTTTCTATAGAAGGTGATTATTTCAGTGTTGATGTTATAAAAATAAAGAATTTGATGAAGAAAAATCGAAAGAATTTCCAGATGGCTTTCTTTACTTTCCATATTTTTTAGATATTGATACATCTGATTATAATAAAAGCGGCGATTATAAAAAAGAAATCAGAAAATTGCTTGTGTTTTTGTGGGAAGAGAGTTATCAAGTAGTTGCCTCATGTGATTTTGAAAATGAGCTACCATATAAAGGTGGATATAACCAAAGAATAAATTATTGAAATTTATAATTGTAATTGCTTATTTTGCTAGAGTCTGAGGAAATAGAAATGTAGAGATGATATAATTCTTTTTATAGTGTTATTTATAGGAGAATTTATCTATACGATTTGAACTGGAAGATGTGAATAATCTTCCAGTTTTTTTATTGGAATGGAAAAATATAATTAATAGAAAGAGATTTAAGTCATCTATGACAACTAAGAAACATTGTTAAAAGCTGCTATTAAGCAGCGGAATTTATCAGTGTAAATGATGATATCAGAGCAGTTACAGGTACATATCCACGTACAGGCAAAGAGCTATCCACAAAAGAAAGACTCATTGCGGCAGGGTGGACGCTTCTGAACATTGTTCCGGTTGGAAAAGTCCTTAGTACTGCTGGAAAAGTAATTAAGTATGGCGGAAAAATCCTTCTTGATGGAGTGAAGAAAGTGTCAAGTAAGCTACATGAAGGCGTATCTTTCTTGGCATCAAAAGCAAAAGGGCTAAGTAATAAAATAGGGGATCTATGGAGTAAAGGGAAGACAAAGGTTAAAAATGATTTTATAGAAGCTGGTAAGGAATTTCGTTATGCTATGAAAAAATTGGGAGAGTATGTGCCGAAATCTGGTAGAGGCCTTGCCTTTGAGACAGAAAGTGCGGGCAAGATTCCCAGTGGAGGAAAGAACCTGCTGCAAGATGCTTATCAGTATGTGAAAGATACTGGAGATAGGCTTTTGGGTAGGGAAAGTAGTAAGATAAAATATTCTTATAATAGTTTTACCAAAAGATCCAAGGGAGTTACTTAATCATGGGTGGAAAGATATAACACCTGAAGGAATGGCTAAAAACACCACTTCGAGAGAGTTTCTTGATCCAGATACAGGAATGAAGGTTAGATTTGATCCTGGGAAACCGGGAGCTAATGGCTTTGAAGGTAAAGACCATTATCATGTCCATAATCCTAATAGTACTGGTAAGGGTGACTATTATTTGGATGTTAACGGTAAGCCTGTACCTAAAGGTTCAAAAGCGTCACACATTATACCATAAGGAGGAGCTTTATGAAAATAGTTGAGTTTTTAGAAAACTATAATTTACACGATAGTGTTGTAGAGAGCATAACTTTTTATCAAAATGAAAAAAGAGTTGTGATGGATATGGACTTATGTAATTGGCTACAATCATTTTACGAGGATGGTGATCCAGAAATAAAGGTTGGTCAACTTGAATTTACTGAAGTAATATCATTCAAAACTGAACCAAAAGTATTTACAATTAATAGTAATGAAATAATCGATGTTTCAGTATTAAGAATTGGTTCAGAAAATGAAACTGTTAAGTTTGTACTAACTAGTGAAGAGGATGTTATTATAGTAGAAATTGAAGCTGAAGGTGTAGATTGGTTTGAATGTGTAAATTAGAATTTACTCTTAAAGAATGTAAAATTGCTATTCTGCTAGATTTTAGGAAACAAAGAATTTTTAAAAGGATAAGATAGTCTAAATAGTGAACATGTGAATCTATAAAGTATTTGAGAGAATAAGCGGTGTTATTATTTTTATTAATTCTTTGGATGCCGAAAAAATAACATGCCAATAAAAGAAATTAACAGTAGTGTGAGAAAAGTGAAGTGACTGTTAGAAGTTTTATCGTGTTACTCGTTGGCTTATCTATATAATTTGAACTGGAAGATTAATTATATCTTCCAGTTTTTTATTGAACTAAAAAAATAGATATAATTAAAAGGAATAGGTGCAAGAAAAATATAAAAATATTTAAAAGTTTTGATTGGCAACTGAATTTTTCAATGTAAACGACAGTATCATTGCGGCAGACTGGACGCTTTTGAATGTTACTCCGATTGGAAGAATTGGAAAAGGAATTAAATATGTCGGGAAAAAGGCTGGAAAAGCACTTCTTGATGTAGCGAAGAAAGTACCAAGTAAAGTAAAAGAAGGCGTATCTTTCGTTGCATCTAAAACGAAAAGTCTCGTTGATAAAGTAGGAGACCTGTGGAATAAAGGGAAGACAAAGGTTAAAAATGATTTTATAGAAGCAGATAAGGCATTCCGTTATGCTATGAAAAAATTAGGAGAGTATGTGCCGAAATCTGGTAGAGACCTCGCCTTTGCTACAGAAAGTGCAGGCAAGATTCCTGGTCGAGGAAAGAACCTGCTGAAAGATGCTTATCAGTATGTGAAAGAGACTGGTGAGAAGGTTTTTGGTAGTGGTGAGAAGAACGGTGGTAAGGAAGCAAGCGGAGCTGGGAAGTTAGGAACTGGTAATATCGGGGATTTTAGTAATATACAGGGAGCGACCATTGATGATATTTTATCAAGAATTCCAAAGGATGCCCCAAAACGTGATCTAAGTCCACAACCAGGAAAAGTGACAGAAGGATTTGAATATAAATGGGAAGCTCCAGATGGTTCAACTATGAGAGTTAGAGTTCATGGTCCAGATGCCTCAGCACCGGCTGGAAGTAATGCTGCTAATGGTTGGATTGTAAGAGTGCAAAAAGGGAAAAAGTATTTTGATCCTATTTCAGGGGAGTTTCAACCACCAGGCATAGTTAAACCAAATAGTTCACATTATAATGAGGGATTAGCAAATAGTACTTATATTCCAATCCAGCCACCAAAAAAATAAAGGAGTAAGGCAATATGAATTTTGAAGAAAAGTTAAATAAAATATTGAATGATTCTAGACTAGACAAGCAAGAAAAATTAAATAGTTTAGGAGCTATAGGAGATATTTTAGAATATGGGGATATCAGCAGAGATGAAGCAATTCAAGAAATGAATGTTCTAATAAAATATGTTGTTGAACAAAATGATAATGATATCAAAGAAGAGATTTTAAATATTATTTTGAATGGAGAAAATTCACGTAATGTTGATAAGGAATTAGATTTAGAACCAATTGTTTTGAATTTAAGTAAATTTAATGATGAATGTATTAGTTACATTTTATCAATGTTAGGGTATTCTGGAAAAGAAAAATACAGAAAAGTAATTGAACAATTTAAGAATAGTCCTCGATTGGAGGAAGATGTAGAAGATGCGTTATTCGAGTTAGATTATAGAGTGAAAAATCAAAAGTAAGAAACCACTTTTTCTAGCTTCTGGGGACAATAGTAAGAAGTTGAAAGATTGAACTTCTCTAAAATACCTATCAAATAAGTAGTCAATAGCTATGTTATAGGAAAATGTGGTGTCTATTGGCTATTATCATTTTATGTAACAGTTAATAGAAGACACTAGTTTTATTTTTAGCAATTTATATAAGATGGATTTTAGTAATTTGGTGTTAAAAATATAGATTTTGATTCTACAATTATATGATAGCTTCATTTATAGTAGTGAATAGTATTGTTAGTTTGCTAGATTATGAGAGTAAACTAGCAAGATAAGAGCAAGGTTAATATAGAAAATGGCTGAGAATTTGAACTGGAAGATGTAGATAATCTTCCAGTTTTTTTATTTAAGTGAAAAAATAGATATAATTAAAAGGGGAAATATGGAAAGGGAAATTACGACGCATTGTTAAAAATTTTTATCAAGTAACTGAATTTTTCCATAAACGTCAGTATCAGGGGCTTTACAGGTAAAGACCAACGACCTACAAAAGAAAGACTCATTGCGGCAGGCTGGACGCTTTTAAACTTTGTACCAATTGGAAAAGCCGCGAGTCTCGCTGGAAAAGCAATTAAGTATGGCGGAAAAATGGTTGTAGGAGCAGTAGGGAAAGCTGCCAAAGCCCATTATACTTAATATGTGCACATCAAAATTTGGAGGTAGCTACGATGATACTAGAGAGTGGTGGGGATGTAAATATTAGAGATAAGTTTTGAAATAATGCATTATGGAGTGCAGTTTTAAATTGTAAGGGGAAATATTATGATATGGTTGAGCTTTTGATAAGAAAAAATCCGGATGTAACGACTAAAAATAAAGTAGGAAAATCCCCTTTAGATTTTGCAAAGCAGGTAAATAATAAGCGGTTAATTAATATACTAGAAAATTAGAATTTAAATTATAAAGTAGAATCGATAATGTCATTTTGGAGAAACAATAACATTCTAGTTTCTTTTCAAAATTGATCTAATTGATTTTTAAAAATTAATTAAAAGTTATTGGAGGATAATTATGAAGAGTAATGCCGAAGCTTTTATAGAAGGATTAGAAGAGTTGTTTGGAGAAGCAGATGCAATAAAAAAGATTAATACTAAAAATGGAGATACGCCAATTCATGTGTTTTTTTATCGTGATTTACCTGAAGAAGGTATGATGACATCTATTACTTATGGACTATCAGAAGCAAACCATCCAAATTGGAAAAACGGAAAACCAGAAATTATTCTAACACTAGAGACTCAAGATGAAAATTGGGGATTAGCAACAGCGTATTTTGCGTCACAATTTAAAGGAGAAAAAAATTTCTCTTACGGTTCACTGTTTACTTTAGATACTCCCATTTCACATGAATCTGAAATGGTTGGGTTCTTTGTTTTTGCTCCTTCAATTCTAAGTAAAGAATACTCAGAAATTAAAACACCAAATGGATCAATACATTTAGTTGGTATGTATCCAATCTATAAAGAAGAGATTAAATTGTATCAAGCGATTGGATTGGAGGAGTTTTGGCGTATGGAGGGTTTTGATTTATATAATGTAAAGAGAAAAAAATTAGTATAAATGTATAATGAGTTTTCAAAAATCCCTTTTTGTATATTTATGTAAATTAATTATCTATCATGCGAAAAACGGATGCTCAGTTTTTGATTTAATGAGTTTTAGGTCGATGATTAATACTATAGTATCGATATCTACAAAACTCTATTTACGAGTTGTTAAGTTAGTTATATGACATCCTCTTTAAAATTATCCTTTAAAACAAAAAATATATAATATTTCAAATCAAATCATAGGCAAGTATAGTGTATATTTCGTTATAGGAAAATTTGTTTTCTAGTTCGAGTGAGATATGGCGGGTACAAATATAATATGAAGAAGGATGAATATCTGTATGTTAAAATATAACAGGGGGGATGAATATAAAAAAGATTGTGATTTCTATTATAGCTCTATTTGCTTTTATTTTCTTTGCTGCTATAGTGAATTTTTTATATTTTTCTTCTGTAAGTAAAGAAAACAAAGATATACAAGAATACATAAAGGGCAAATATGGCATTGATGTTATCGTAACAAAACGAGGCAGTTCGAATGAGGTGAATTTAGGACACACTTGGCACACAGTTCAAGTAAAAGATAACAAAAACATTCAGTTTCGTGTAGAAGTGACTGGTTTCTTTTTTTCTACAATAATAGGTGATGAATATGAATATGGTAGAAAGACATATGAAGAGTATAAAGAATTTAAGCCTCTTTTGAAGGAAATTGAGATGTTAGGATACACCCCAGTATCTGATGAAAATGTAATTCAATATATAATTGATGATAGTGAGGTTGAGATTGAAGATAGTAAGATTGATGAGGAAAGACCAACCAATGAATTATTATTAACTTTAAAAACTATCCCTAAGCTTGATTATAGTCAATTTGAAACAAAAGAACTTGATCGATTATTTGCCCTATTACAACTTGTTCAAGGTAATAACAAACAAATAACAAAAATTGAAATACTTGATAGCAAAGATAAGTTACATGGATTTCATTTAGAAAATATACAGCAAATTACATCAAAAGATCAATTGTTATCTGTAATGAAAAATGAATCAGAGGAGTACTGGACGTATTTAATTCGTACACAAATCCATGACAAAATCAAAGAAGTTGAAAATGAACGTGTAGCGTTCAAAGATATTTCCTGTTCCTATATAGAAAATGGAGAGTGCAAGGGTTACGAGGCTACTTTAGAATTTAAAAATAATACGTTGCAATATAAGAAAAATCCACAGTTAATCGACGACATCTATAAAGTAATTTCTTTATTGCAAGCGGAAAAACCTAACAAAACAATTACTATGGAGTTTATCAATACAGGAAAATCATCCTATGCAAAAGTTTTTCATTTTGACACATTGCAAACAAGAGAACATATTGAAACCATTGTAAAAAAATATTTGGTTGAAGGTCCGTATAAATATTAAAGTTTTTAAATTTTGTTTTTAGAAATACAATAATCGCCTATCTATAAGTTTGATAGGCGATTATTAATGTTACTTCTTCAATTAAGGGAGCTCAGCAGATCAAGAATGACAGATTAATCCTTTTCTTGTTGCTTTATAGGTGAGCAAGAGATCCTTTTTCTATGAAAAAAATTTAATTATGATGTGTATAGCAATCAAAATGGAATGAGTATTTAAATATGTAGGAGAGATTATTATGGAGTACTTAAGAATTTTCACTTAAAGAGATGGACGTGTGAAGACAATAAAAGTAGAGCCGTGGCGTTCATTTAAAGAGAAAATGAATGTTTTAGGAATCAAATATTCAGATGTGTCCCAAATTTAACTAGTGGAATATAGAAAAGAAAAGAAATGCAATTTACTAAGGAAAATATGAGATGGAAGTAAAACATGTTATGTATAAATATCATAATTAAGCACATGTTATATACAAATATAATGGAGGTGTAATTATGAATATTCAAAGGCATGATAATAGCTATAATGAAATTCTAATTTCTGGTGCTGCAAGTGCAATCGAGCAGATGAAATATGAAATCGCTCGTGAATTAGGAGTTACACTGGGTCCAGAGACATCTGCACGTGCTAATGGTTCCGTAGGTGGGGAAATTACAAAGCGTCTTGTTCGAATGGGTGAAGAGCAATTAATGGGACAATATAGATTACATTAAAAAGATACATATCCAATTAAAAAAGTATCCTTTACTTCGTTAAAGGATACTTTTTTCTTTATTTTAACATTAAATTCAAAAATATAACATCCATTTTAGCATCAGAAGTTATTACTGTTCCAGGTAAAATCACATATTGTTTTAGAAAATTAAAGTTACTCATATTTTTTCTCCTTTTTTAATCTATCTTCCTAGAGGAATTTCTCTAGCAGGACTACCTGACCTATGAATAACACTTTAAAATTATGGAGGAAAGGGAAGAGGTTGTAAATATGAAAATACAAAAATATACAAATGAAAATGCTAATTATGTTTTAGAGAGATAGCGATTTAGCAAATGGGGTGCATATGAGGTAATGCGCCTTTCTATGTTACTGCTATATGTAAAGTAATAAGAAGAGCCGGTTCCTATTAAAGGAGCCGGCTTATATATATATTTGTTCATTTAATTATGCTTCATATGCCATGCTATCAGGAAAGTCTTCGTTTCTTTTAAGACATCGCACAATCCTAGTACATGCACAATTAAAATAATGTTCTCTCATTGTTTCTGAATCTACTGGGGCTTGCTCTAAGTCATAAAACATTCGTTCTTTTTTATTATAATACATTTTGCCTATTTTATCGGGGGATTCAGAAGGGTAGTATTGATAAACAACAATTTCTTCATCTTCCAATTCTTTAGTCATTAATAAACATACTGCCATAGATAAAGACCTCCTTATTTATTCTTTATCTATTTTTGGCACATCCCATGGTCTACCAGATCTCACAGTGGCATCATGTGCTTCTCTATACGTTGTTTTAAATATTCCTTTTAGATTTTAGTTACTTCCCACATATTGAAGCTAAATAAAGTAATATAGTATTTAAGCAAATGAAATGTGATTTGGAAGATCAATATTTTTAAAATTTTTCATTCCACCATCATTTTCAATTTGTTTATGGATTTTAATAATACATTTATAGAACAATGAAATATGTTTTTTAGGTATGTCATCAAGTAAAACAAAACTTTCTTTGACAGAAAGCTTATCTTTTAAGAGCTTAAAACGCCATCTTTCATACATTTCTCGATATTCATTACACATTTCAATACTAGGGCCAAAACTATAAATGGCATAATCACTATTATCTAGCTCTTTTGTTATTACAATCGCAGGATATCTTCCCATTCTAATACACTCCTTGATTAATCAAATGCTTTAGCTAAAGGAATTTTAAAATGTTCATCAAGCGGACTCATAGGTTCTGTATCAGGAGCATTCCAAGGTCTTCCCGATTAACATTATGAACCGAGAGGATAAATACGTAAATATATAAATAAAGTAAAAATATATGTATGTAAATTAAAATAAGGTTTAAAACATAAAAAATGCTAACAAGTTTGCAAACGAACTTGCTAACATCTATTTATATATCGATAAAAAATTGGGGGCTGTTTATGGTAATCAAATTTTTACAGTTCAAACAGTTAAAAGTATGAATATATAAGGAGGAATCTGCTTTGTTCTCTATACGTTATAAAGTATTTTTTGATGAAATATATGATGATCATGAATTAAAAGGAGCAGACGGTTATTTTCAAATACAAGTGGACAATGAAAACTATGGATTATTACTTTCAGAGGAACTAGATGCGTTTTCTGTATCGGTATATTGGTGGTTTTATTATTTTTTAGAAGCAACAGAACTACTAAAAAATGAAAAGCAAGTGTATATAAGTGATATAGAAACTCCACAAGTTTGGATTGAACTAAAAAAAACTAATAGTGATTATATTTCTATTAGCAAAGCTTATGCAAATAAACCAGAAGGAAGCCATGCAGTCGAATGTAGTAATATAGTTGGAATAACTTATCTTAGTTGGAATTCTAAACTTGTATCATTGGAAGACTTTAGAAATGAATTGTTAGAGAAATCTAAGATGTATGCGAAAGACTTGCAGGAACTAAATGACGAGCCGCACCCATATATCTTAAAGTTAGAGTTTTTAATAAAAAAAGTTGAAAATTAATAGATATATTATGCTTATAAAGAATGTCAATGGGCTAAATAGGAAAGAATTTTATGCTCACAGTAGTATAAATGAATTAAGTGGTGTGTTAGAGGAAAGAGTGGCGGATATTATATTAAAGCCTAATAACCCAACTTTTAAAGCTTCAATAGCAGCAGATAAGAATGGAATTGAATACCCAAGAGAGGCTGATACTGACTATAAAATTCTAAATGATATAGCTAACAGACTTGGAAATAATACTGAGGCAAAAGGCAAAATATTGACTCAAATCCAACTTCTTCACCACGTCTACTGGTGCACCACCAGTAGTTATCAAACAAAAACTTCTTGCCCAAAACATTTCTTTCCAAAGTTTCTTTTTCACTTGTGGAAATTCTTTCTTTATTAATCGAGAACTCGCACTCTTATAAGCATTAATGAACTTTGTCATTTCTGTATTAGGGTGTGCCTTGCACAATATATGTACGTGGTCAACATCATGATTTCACTCGACTAACGTTATATTGTAGTTCTCAGAAAGTCTTACAAACATGTCCTTTGCATAGTCAGACATATCATCATCGAATACATTTCTTCTGTATTTCACAACTAATACAAGATGATAATACAATAAGAACACTGAATGATTATTACTATCTAGTTTCACCGATACACCAACCTTTATATTTTATAAGACTGATTATATTAGGAGCAAAATAAAAAGCAAAGTCAAGTGCTTTTTGGCTACACCAAACCGAAATTCATTTCCCGCCTACCGTTGGGCTATCGCCCTTTACACGCTTGAGGAAGGAGAATTCTTTCGGGGAGTGCGATTAAATGTTTTCATTTAATGTCACACATTATAAATGAAAAAAGAAGGATAGGTAAGCGGAAACATTATCTGCTTTATCTATCCTTTTTTGTACTACAAATCCCGTCTTCTTTTGCTACTCTATTTCGGTAATGTGAATTTCACTTTTTTCCCTTTTGAAATGTCTTTTGCGTCTTTATTTCTCATAGGTCCTAATTCGATCTCAAAGCTTTTGTTTTTCAAAATCTTTTCATACTGCTCCTGATCTAAGGTGAAAACCTGTAATAACTCGCCAGATGTTCCAACTTTAATCGAATCATTATATTTGTAATTCAGCAACATGCCTTCGTTGAGCGTATACTGCGAGCCATCATTAACTCTTAGTGTAGAACTTATTGAAGACAACGCAATATCTTCAGTCTCTTTGTTATCGAGTTTAAATTTGACTGTCAATAAAACAATGCCATTTTTGAAATTTTCAAATCGGGGAGCTTCAACGGAATTTGGCGTGAATTTGGTGAATTGGTATCCATCAAATGTAACATTGACAGCACCTAATTGTTCACTTTTATTAATGTTTGATTTTTCACTTAGCATTGTTTTCTCGCCCATGTTTTCAACGGTTGCTTTATCTTGATAAAAAGTTTT
Coding sequences within it:
- a CDS encoding suppressor of fused domain protein codes for the protein MKSNAEAFIEGLEELFGEADAIKKINTKNGDTPIHVFFYRDLPEEGMMTSITYGLSEANHPNWKNGKPEIILTLETQDENWGLATAYFASQFKGEKNFSYGSLFTLDTPISHESEMVGFFVFAPSILSKEYSEIKTPNGSIHLVGMYPIYKEEIKLYQAIGLEEFWRMEGFDLYNVKRKKLV
- a CDS encoding nucleotidyltransferase domain-containing protein, translating into MVVEAVEKGGKALLDGAKKVSSKVKEGVSFVASKTKSFADKVGDLWNKGKIKVKTDFIEADKAFRYAIKKLGEYVPKSGRGLAFETESAGKIPSGGKNLLQDAYQYVKDTGERVFGSGEKDVVKGANGLKIPQGLTEEQFSNMSNLLKSEFGNISDDIFVQGSRAGGTAKLTSDIDIGVRVSEEQFEGLVKKNLELQIQVL
- a CDS encoding alpha/beta-type small acid-soluble spore protein codes for the protein MNIQRHDNSYNEILISGAASAIEQMKYEIARELGVTLGPETSARANGSVGGEITKRLVRMGEEQLMGQYRLH
- the imm48 gene encoding Imm48 family immunity protein encodes the protein MKFWEENKDFMNKSIKIANSLVDEVFKIDSNDEQEKQVLGAYLFGMINGLGQEMNINPVEVQGAMIQILSGKMAYSLEIAVQFSQCLINSTDRTFHPTMFAIIHRGLEGYYMYKDGKNNELTRDFQEIIEAVKEES
- a CDS encoding deaminase domain-containing protein, which translates into the protein MLIKNVNGLNRKEFYAHSSINELSGVLEERVADIILKPNNPTFKASIAADKNGIEYPREADTDYKILNDIANRLGNNTEAKGKILTQIQLLHHVYWCTTSSYQTKTSCPKHFFPKFLFHLWKFFLY
- a CDS encoding polymorphic toxin type 30 domain-containing protein; translated protein: MATEFFNVNDSIIAADWTLLNVTPIGRIGKGIKYVGKKAGKALLDVAKKVPSKVKEGVSFVASKTKSLVDKVGDLWNKGKTKVKNDFIEADKAFRYAMKKLGEYVPKSGRDLAFATESAGKIPGRGKNLLKDAYQYVKETGEKVFGSGEKNGGKEASGAGKLGTGNIGDFSNIQGATIDDILSRIPKDAPKRDLSPQPGKVTEGFEYKWEAPDGSTMRVRVHGPDASAPAGSNAANGWIVRVQKGKKYFDPISGEFQPPGIVKPNSSHYNEGLANSTYIPIQPPKK